One window from the genome of Paraneptunicella aestuarii encodes:
- a CDS encoding OmpW/AlkL family protein produces MLTKKLAIGIFAAMAGLSWGTSAYAADAGDWLVRGRIINVNPNDDSGEVTGISGSGVSVDSATTVELDFTYFLNNNLALELILATTSHDINGAGTVASLGKVVDTMVLPPTLTLQYHSDISEGVRAYAGIGVNYTLFYSEDGTGAFEGADVDLDSSFGLAGQVGFDFDLNKDWFLNVDVKYISIDTTAEINTGTSILKVDADIDPWVFGIGIGTKF; encoded by the coding sequence ATGTTAACTAAAAAACTGGCAATTGGTATTTTCGCAGCAATGGCAGGTTTATCCTGGGGTACCAGTGCCTACGCAGCAGACGCAGGCGACTGGTTGGTAAGAGGACGTATCATCAACGTTAACCCTAACGATGATTCTGGTGAAGTCACCGGCATTTCGGGTTCTGGCGTATCTGTCGATAGTGCTACCACGGTTGAACTGGATTTTACCTATTTCCTCAACAACAACCTGGCGCTTGAACTTATTTTGGCAACGACAAGCCACGATATTAATGGTGCTGGCACAGTTGCGAGCCTTGGCAAAGTCGTAGACACCATGGTATTGCCACCCACATTAACCTTGCAATATCACTCTGACATTAGCGAAGGTGTTCGCGCCTATGCCGGTATCGGTGTGAACTACACATTGTTCTACAGCGAAGATGGTACTGGTGCGTTTGAAGGTGCCGATGTTGATCTGGACAGTTCATTTGGATTGGCCGGTCAAGTTGGTTTTGACTTCGACTTGAACAAAGATTGGTTCCTTAACGTGGATGTTAAATATATCTCCATCGACACCACTGCCGAAATCAATACAGGCACATCCATTTTGAAAGTGGATGCTGATATCGACCCTTGGGTATTCGGTATTGGTATCGGTACCAAGTTCTAA
- a CDS encoding methyltransferase family protein, with translation MKVLETKIPPLLMVVIFIVIMWLMDSLIPAIAIPPMYATTFSILILIIGGLFSALGVLGFRQAQTTVDPTKPEKSSSLVTQGVYQYSRNPMYVGFLCFILAWALFLNNLSLFLFGWLFVPYMNRFQIKIEEDVLLKIFGQEYQEYMNKVRRWL, from the coding sequence ATGAAAGTTCTGGAAACCAAAATTCCGCCGCTTTTAATGGTGGTTATTTTTATCGTAATCATGTGGTTAATGGATAGCCTTATCCCTGCCATAGCAATCCCCCCAATGTATGCAACCACTTTCTCCATACTGATACTTATCATTGGAGGATTGTTCAGCGCTTTGGGTGTACTGGGATTCAGACAAGCACAGACCACGGTCGATCCGACCAAACCAGAAAAGTCCAGTTCACTGGTAACACAAGGTGTGTATCAATACAGCCGCAACCCAATGTACGTAGGCTTCTTATGCTTCATTCTGGCGTGGGCACTGTTTTTAAATAATCTGTCGCTATTCCTGTTCGGATGGTTGTTTGTTCCCTACATGAATCGCTTCCAGATAAAAATTGAAGAAGACGTGTTGCTAAAGATATTTGGGCAGGAATATCAGGAATACATGAACAAGGTCAGACGCTGGCTTTAA
- a CDS encoding DUF1289 domain-containing protein, whose amino-acid sequence MKQIEIFEIPSPCIGVCQAGPNGFCLGCFRSRDERLHWQKLDDDVKRKILKACAMRRKRAERAAMKKDGDAADKEQMDLWGDNSPKS is encoded by the coding sequence TTGAAGCAAATTGAAATCTTTGAAATCCCGAGTCCTTGTATTGGTGTCTGCCAAGCCGGGCCAAATGGATTTTGTTTAGGATGCTTTAGAAGTCGAGATGAGCGTTTGCATTGGCAAAAACTGGATGATGATGTGAAGCGTAAGATTTTAAAAGCCTGTGCCATGCGCAGGAAACGCGCCGAACGCGCAGCCATGAAGAAGGACGGCGATGCGGCTGATAAGGAGCAAATGGATTTGTGGGGAGATAATTCCCCAAAATCTTAA
- a CDS encoding M13 family metallopeptidase: MNKSLSIAAAISLALGTLTACGPNDSETQSTAKAETKAEAVVLKSGLTLSAIDKQVRPQDDFYQYANGNWLAETEIPADKSRFGMFNVVHDRTQENLKTIIQDAASSTDKSNANNQKLGDMYNSYMNETLANELGVKPLQSDLDAIAAVKDKSGVAAMMGTLFEVGVEAPFGFYVWPDAKDPEKYAMYMYQSGLTLPDRDYYLKDEDKYVNFRADLQKYIADLLALGGYEGADKAAEAIVALETQIAQKHLSRVESRDAEKNYNRHTKAELTALMGDFSWDAYAKASSLENAQEVVVRNLPYFQTFSELFAATDVTTWKAFMTFKLLDTYAPRLSKDFVDLNFAFHSTALNGVPENQPRWKRAVNATSTVLGEVLGQQYVAKHFTPEAKAKMSALVENLTIAYGESIKQLDWMSEDTKKAALEKLNKFTPKIGYPDKWRDYSALEIKADDLVGNYMRSNKFEQDFWVKRIAQKVDPVDWGMTPQTINAYYSPTRNEIVFPAGILQPPFFDMEADDAVNYGAIGVVIGHEIGHGFDDQGSKYDGDGNLRSWWKDSDRSSFDVLGERLAAQYDAYEPIEDLHVNGQLTKGENIGDLAGVAISYKAYKLSLHGKEAPVIDGFTGEQRFFLGHAQAWRSKYREDRLRAQILSDSHSPSRYRVIGPLVNVDGFYDAFGVEKGDGMYVEPAERVVIW, from the coding sequence ATGAACAAGAGTCTTTCTATTGCTGCGGCAATTTCCCTGGCACTGGGAACATTGACAGCCTGTGGCCCTAACGATTCAGAAACGCAATCTACCGCAAAAGCAGAAACTAAAGCTGAAGCGGTTGTGCTGAAGTCCGGTTTGACCCTGAGCGCTATTGATAAGCAAGTGCGCCCTCAAGATGATTTTTATCAGTATGCCAATGGTAACTGGTTGGCAGAAACTGAAATTCCTGCCGATAAATCGCGTTTTGGCATGTTCAATGTCGTTCACGACAGAACACAGGAAAACCTGAAAACTATTATTCAAGACGCAGCGTCGTCTACTGACAAGAGCAACGCTAACAACCAGAAGCTGGGTGACATGTACAACAGTTACATGAACGAAACCCTGGCTAATGAGTTAGGTGTTAAGCCTTTGCAGTCTGATTTGGATGCGATTGCAGCCGTGAAAGACAAGTCAGGTGTAGCGGCAATGATGGGAACCTTATTCGAAGTGGGCGTTGAGGCACCATTCGGATTCTACGTTTGGCCTGATGCTAAAGATCCTGAAAAGTATGCCATGTATATGTATCAGTCAGGTTTGACTTTACCTGACCGCGATTACTATCTGAAAGATGAAGATAAGTACGTAAACTTCCGTGCTGACCTTCAAAAATACATTGCTGATTTGTTGGCTTTAGGCGGTTACGAAGGTGCAGATAAAGCAGCAGAAGCTATTGTTGCTTTAGAAACTCAAATTGCTCAGAAGCACTTAAGTCGTGTTGAAAGCCGTGATGCAGAGAAAAACTATAATCGTCATACCAAAGCAGAATTGACTGCGTTGATGGGGGATTTTAGCTGGGATGCTTATGCGAAAGCATCCAGCTTGGAGAATGCTCAGGAAGTGGTAGTTCGCAACTTGCCTTATTTCCAAACGTTTTCTGAATTATTTGCTGCAACAGATGTTACAACATGGAAAGCCTTCATGACTTTCAAATTGTTGGATACCTATGCACCACGTTTAAGTAAAGACTTCGTCGATTTGAATTTTGCATTTCATTCAACCGCTTTGAATGGTGTGCCTGAGAATCAACCTCGCTGGAAACGTGCAGTAAATGCGACGAGTACCGTACTTGGTGAAGTGTTGGGTCAACAGTATGTAGCGAAACACTTTACGCCTGAAGCGAAAGCAAAAATGTCTGCCTTGGTTGAGAACCTGACTATTGCTTACGGTGAGAGTATCAAACAGCTGGATTGGATGTCTGAAGACACCAAGAAAGCGGCATTGGAAAAATTGAATAAATTCACTCCCAAGATTGGTTATCCCGACAAATGGCGTGATTACTCAGCATTGGAAATCAAAGCTGATGATTTGGTCGGTAATTACATGCGTTCAAACAAGTTTGAGCAAGATTTCTGGGTTAAACGTATTGCTCAGAAAGTGGATCCTGTTGACTGGGGGATGACACCACAAACCATCAATGCTTATTACAGCCCTACACGCAATGAAATCGTGTTCCCTGCTGGTATCTTGCAACCTCCTTTCTTTGATATGGAAGCGGACGATGCAGTGAATTATGGTGCGATCGGTGTGGTTATCGGTCATGAGATTGGTCACGGCTTTGACGACCAGGGTTCTAAATACGACGGCGATGGCAATTTGCGTAGCTGGTGGAAAGACAGTGACCGTAGCTCTTTTGACGTATTGGGTGAGCGCTTGGCGGCTCAGTATGATGCCTATGAGCCAATCGAAGACTTGCATGTCAATGGTCAATTGACTAAAGGTGAGAACATTGGTGATTTAGCGGGTGTTGCTATTTCCTATAAAGCTTACAAGTTGTCTTTACATGGTAAAGAAGCGCCTGTTATCGATGGTTTCACTGGCGAACAACGTTTCTTCCTTGGACATGCACAAGCATGGCGTTCAAAGTATCGTGAAGACAGATTGCGTGCTCAAATCCTGAGTGACAGTCATTCACCTTCTCGTTACCGTGTTATTGGACCTTTGGTTAATGTCGACGGTTTCTATGATGCTTTCGGTGTTGAAAAAGGCGACGGCATGTATGTTGAGCCAGCTGAGCGCGTCGTTATCTGGTAA
- a CDS encoding alpha-amylase family glycosyl hydrolase: MRSTSVLAVTLVLFSGVSHAEWFYRGTSNSWGSTQMDFVSGNQFQTCQQFGTGDGGGGPRFKVDRFGDWGEAYPSTDYTVSANTSYIIGFDASTKAVTATQVASCGDVNGFPSLNFRGTPNAWANTAMTRISSSLWQANINFTGEANQRFKFDVLGDWSQNYGDNESDGILDFTGGDIYTSISGEYVVEVNEDTLTYSLTPKSGNLSPSAAISPANQTVTVGAQILFSGAGSSDPDGSIASYSWSNGATTQTTSITFNSVGAQTVSLTVTDDQGATGSASVTITVQNEQPADSWYFRGTPNAWSATQMSTSDNINYCTQQAFGTGDTGGSPRFKIDHYADWTDSYPAQDYVVSANTTYDICFNANTLTVTATAVAGVDMTPPSVTANPAAGNYVASQSITLSITDNEDTAPVLYYTTNGSTPTTSSQQYTGETILAQDVGGGADLTIKTLAVDASGNQQQQSFIYFIGEQSSVDFREETIYFLLTARFYDGDSSNNYYNRDRIKAGDPHWRGDFKGLISKLDYIKDLGFTAIWVTPPVENRSGLDYHGYHAYDFYKVDPRLESADATYQDLINAAHAKGLKVVQDVVINHSSQYGLRDQVWIDHLPIKYYVPAGSTQGQISNDPYFGNLGDYQAANRDDNDNSAAPQWFRDRHNSDPDGIVPLVDPKTGTTVPLAGYDPNRFFGIDAQGLDPNWYHLDGFMAGGDWENPLALQKKHMAGDTIDLATGNQNVKDYINGAIRMYLDMGVDAIRLDTVKHVERDELLEYVNNWKAHKPDLFVFGENLVKGTGLGSEIANDNASAVIRPWWYTRTTQDPSNPNGGGDSGFSVLDFSIFSTFRDNVTHGSLGGIGGMLGWDWIYGDATKLVTFFQNHDVGPDNDFKYRYGGAESNAALVYNLLWTNRGIPTLYYGEEIMFQAGLPQDIANANDTVDQTGRAYYGPHLDDLATTQSHPLYQHIKRLNQIRKAIPALQKAPTTKVNEWGSGMSFVRDYPAQNSYAVVGLAAGSNQNITVSGVPNGTYKDAVTGNIINVSGGSISFTVKGNSIGVYVLNGPGKIGVDGTYLR; the protein is encoded by the coding sequence ATGAGATCAACATCGGTTTTAGCAGTAACCCTTGTACTGTTCAGCGGAGTATCTCACGCTGAATGGTTTTACCGAGGGACTTCGAATTCCTGGGGTTCAACACAAATGGATTTTGTCTCCGGGAATCAATTTCAGACTTGTCAGCAGTTTGGTACGGGTGACGGCGGTGGCGGCCCACGTTTTAAAGTGGATCGCTTTGGTGATTGGGGTGAGGCGTATCCCTCTACTGACTACACAGTTAGTGCTAATACCAGCTACATTATTGGGTTCGATGCCAGCACTAAAGCGGTAACTGCCACTCAGGTTGCCAGTTGTGGCGATGTGAACGGTTTCCCAAGCCTTAATTTCCGTGGTACGCCTAATGCCTGGGCAAATACGGCAATGACGCGCATTTCGTCCAGTCTTTGGCAAGCCAATATTAATTTCACTGGTGAAGCGAACCAGCGCTTTAAATTCGATGTGTTAGGTGATTGGTCTCAGAATTACGGTGATAACGAAAGCGACGGCATTCTCGATTTTACCGGTGGAGATATCTACACCAGCATTTCTGGTGAATATGTGGTTGAAGTTAACGAAGACACGTTAACCTATAGCCTGACGCCTAAATCAGGCAACCTGTCTCCTTCTGCCGCGATTTCGCCAGCGAACCAAACCGTTACCGTTGGTGCTCAGATCCTGTTTAGTGGCGCGGGTTCCTCAGACCCGGACGGCAGCATTGCCAGTTATAGCTGGAGTAATGGTGCTACAACACAAACCACCAGCATTACCTTTAACTCGGTTGGAGCGCAAACCGTTAGTTTGACGGTCACAGACGACCAAGGTGCGACAGGCAGTGCTTCTGTGACGATTACTGTGCAGAACGAGCAACCTGCTGATAGTTGGTACTTCCGTGGTACACCTAATGCGTGGTCTGCCACTCAAATGAGCACCTCAGACAATATCAATTATTGTACTCAGCAAGCTTTTGGCACAGGCGATACAGGTGGTTCACCACGATTTAAAATCGACCATTATGCTGATTGGACCGATAGCTATCCGGCGCAAGATTATGTGGTGAGTGCGAATACCACTTACGATATTTGCTTCAATGCCAATACGCTTACTGTGACTGCTACCGCTGTGGCAGGTGTAGACATGACGCCTCCTTCTGTAACGGCTAACCCTGCTGCAGGCAACTATGTTGCGAGTCAGTCGATTACCTTGAGTATCACTGATAATGAAGACACAGCACCCGTATTGTATTACACCACCAATGGCTCAACGCCAACCACCAGCTCTCAGCAGTACACGGGCGAGACGATTCTGGCGCAAGATGTTGGCGGTGGCGCCGATCTGACTATTAAAACCCTGGCTGTAGACGCTTCTGGTAATCAGCAGCAACAAAGCTTTATTTACTTCATTGGTGAACAAAGCAGCGTTGATTTCCGTGAAGAGACTATCTACTTCCTGCTTACCGCTCGTTTCTATGACGGTGATAGCAGCAACAACTACTACAACCGCGATCGTATTAAAGCAGGCGACCCACATTGGCGAGGCGACTTTAAAGGTTTGATCTCCAAGCTGGATTACATCAAGGATCTGGGATTCACTGCGATTTGGGTAACGCCACCAGTAGAAAATCGTAGTGGTCTGGATTATCACGGTTATCATGCATACGACTTCTATAAAGTCGACCCTCGTCTGGAATCTGCCGATGCCACTTATCAGGACTTGATTAATGCTGCTCATGCGAAAGGCTTGAAAGTAGTACAAGACGTGGTCATCAACCACTCCAGCCAATATGGTTTACGTGATCAGGTCTGGATCGACCATTTGCCGATTAAATACTACGTGCCTGCAGGTAGCACTCAAGGTCAAATCTCTAATGATCCGTATTTCGGTAACTTGGGTGATTATCAGGCTGCCAATCGTGATGACAACGATAACAGCGCAGCGCCGCAGTGGTTTAGAGACCGCCACAATTCTGATCCTGATGGCATTGTTCCGCTAGTTGATCCTAAAACCGGAACCACTGTACCGCTAGCTGGCTACGATCCAAATCGCTTCTTTGGCATTGATGCTCAAGGATTGGATCCAAACTGGTATCACCTTGATGGCTTCATGGCCGGTGGTGACTGGGAAAATCCACTTGCACTACAGAAAAAACATATGGCTGGCGACACCATTGATTTGGCAACGGGAAATCAAAATGTAAAAGACTACATTAATGGTGCTATTCGCATGTATCTGGATATGGGCGTAGACGCTATTCGCCTGGATACCGTGAAGCACGTTGAGCGTGACGAATTGTTGGAATATGTGAACAACTGGAAAGCGCATAAACCTGACTTGTTTGTGTTTGGTGAAAACCTGGTAAAAGGCACTGGCTTAGGGTCTGAAATTGCTAATGATAATGCTTCAGCCGTGATCCGCCCTTGGTGGTACACACGTACAACGCAAGACCCATCGAATCCTAATGGTGGTGGTGATTCCGGTTTCTCTGTACTGGATTTCTCTATCTTCTCTACATTCCGTGACAATGTGACTCATGGGAGTTTAGGTGGCATTGGTGGCATGTTAGGTTGGGACTGGATTTATGGTGATGCTACCAAGCTGGTGACCTTCTTCCAGAACCATGATGTGGGCCCGGACAATGACTTTAAATACCGTTATGGCGGTGCAGAGTCTAACGCGGCTTTGGTATATAACCTGTTGTGGACAAACCGTGGTATTCCAACCCTGTACTATGGTGAGGAAATCATGTTCCAGGCGGGCTTACCGCAAGACATCGCTAACGCTAACGATACCGTGGATCAAACCGGTCGCGCTTATTATGGCCCTCATTTGGATGACCTGGCGACAACTCAGTCACATCCGTTGTACCAACACATCAAGCGTTTAAACCAGATCCGCAAAGCGATTCCTGCCTTGCAAAAAGCACCGACAACCAAGGTGAACGAGTGGGGTTCAGGTATGAGTTTTGTGCGTGATTATCCTGCACAAAACAGTTATGCCGTTGTTGGATTGGCTGCGGGTTCAAATCAGAATATTACTGTGTCGGGTGTTCCAAACGGTACATATAAAGATGCTGTAACAGGTAATATTATCAATGTGTCTGGTGGTTCAATCAGCTTTACGGTTAAAGGCAACAGTATTGGTGTTTATGTGCTTAATGGCCCAGGTAAGATTGGCGTTGATGGTACTTACTTAAGATAG
- a CDS encoding two-component regulator propeller domain-containing protein → MSFQGFGFSLNYHFTNYTSADGLSENTIRAIVQDRRGFIWVGTNSGLNRFDGYQFTTFKSGEGGSNTLSSDHIFALFEDRDGIIWIGTFNGLNRLDPETMKFTHYRHDPMNEDSLSSNKVSRITQDSKGYLWISTYGGGLNRFDPKSEHVVRFVHDDNDPDSLNGDRIRVLALDKNRQILWIGTKENGIGKLDLTTQHFQKLEIVNLPKGEPLTTGEVNVLHVDSQGVLWAATTDKGLLCIETMSDGREHLCRSPFPETAEVFSLFEDLDGNLWIDSADGLKVYRRASGAYVSVRALGRGFYGINRINLIYQDRDKQLWFGSHAQGLFKLNQQSTAFAHYRYFGVDKATQSKNTVNDIIETANGEIWIGTENGLHILSQKLVFQRQIWGRDTVGENAVSVKSLYQDSRGNIWIGTREKGLFCYFVDSGEFKNMVQVAGFDPVLSDSFVLSILEDSQGYMWFGTFSDGLFRYHPVTNQFTQFTPESESLFRINHYRVSSLLEDRSGFLWVGFHDGGVNRINPRRTIIESFRHKQDDKYSLNNDIVLSLYQDQSGRVWIGTMGGGLNLYDKNHHHFIHYKEQDGLPNNVVAGIQDDAKGDLWLSTYNGLARFNPVNETFHHYSVDDGVQNEQFSFWDADMKGKDGALYFGGINGFNRFYPEQIPTSETPPEVVLTDFLLANKPVNFQDDSSPDIAIKSYPIYAQKAVTLTAEHRLFSIEFSALHFSDPLRNQYSYKLDGWDDEWISTDSSRRIATYTNIPAGSYNFKVKASNRDGVWSEADNKLQILVLPPWYLSSVAYGIYAATFVLCIWFFIHWRTYKTVKLNEVLREKVRVRTATIEELLQQKNTLFANVSHEFRTPLTLILGPLKTVLDTERDGKTRKNVEIARDNAERMLVMVDQLLDMARFEYVKETDLTLVSVSDTASFMYFSFESAFKGKNIEFSLQCSGDFLIHCSEDALEKIVSNLLSNALKYTPEGGHVELSVGEHDEKHVVISVRDTGVGISLEDQSRVFERFTRIRNPMQVFSPGAGIGLALVRQLVEKLGGRISIVSELGRGSQFSVIFPMERELLPDICVPVQLKSDRKSNDVKEDDTTSNMPMFVEEENIITGATILIIDDNPQMCSYIKDSLDEHYQVLTANSVDEGVEVAQTDIPNIIISDVMMPGKDGFELTKLIKDDSRTNHIPVILLSALNDRKSRLSGLKAKADDYLSKPFDGEELNLKIRNHLDLIAVQQQKHLNELSQALVDASTESASLKKQESGFMHSFKLLVEEHYQNVELNVEWLANEMHFTPRTLLRKVKAMTGITVNEYIRRYRLSKAEQLLLKGMTVTQAALDVGFQSQNYFSRSFKSHYGISPTEYIESRLE, encoded by the coding sequence ATGTCCTTTCAAGGCTTTGGATTTTCACTGAATTATCACTTCACTAATTACACCTCTGCCGATGGACTGTCTGAAAATACGATTCGAGCGATTGTTCAAGACCGACGGGGCTTTATCTGGGTTGGTACAAATTCAGGGTTGAATCGGTTTGATGGCTATCAATTCACGACTTTTAAGTCAGGTGAAGGGGGAAGCAATACCCTATCTAGTGACCACATATTTGCTTTGTTTGAAGATCGGGATGGCATCATATGGATTGGCACGTTTAACGGGCTAAATCGCCTTGATCCAGAGACAATGAAGTTCACTCATTATCGTCACGATCCTATGAACGAGGATTCGTTAAGTAGTAATAAAGTTTCCCGAATCACACAAGACTCAAAAGGTTATCTTTGGATTAGCACTTATGGTGGTGGATTAAATCGTTTCGATCCGAAATCGGAACATGTTGTCCGATTTGTGCATGATGATAATGATCCGGATTCCTTAAATGGTGATCGTATTAGAGTGTTAGCTTTAGATAAAAATCGCCAGATATTATGGATAGGTACTAAAGAAAATGGCATAGGTAAGCTGGATTTAACGACACAGCATTTTCAAAAGTTAGAGATTGTAAATTTACCGAAAGGTGAGCCGTTAACGACCGGGGAAGTCAATGTTTTACATGTAGATAGTCAGGGCGTGTTATGGGCTGCAACAACGGATAAGGGATTATTGTGCATAGAAACCATGTCTGATGGTCGGGAACATTTGTGTCGTTCTCCATTTCCAGAAACGGCGGAAGTTTTTTCATTATTTGAAGATCTGGATGGCAATCTTTGGATTGATTCTGCGGATGGGTTGAAAGTATATCGCAGAGCATCTGGTGCTTATGTGTCGGTTAGAGCCCTTGGTAGAGGATTTTATGGCATTAATCGAATTAATCTTATTTATCAGGATCGAGACAAGCAACTTTGGTTTGGTTCCCACGCTCAAGGACTCTTCAAACTTAATCAGCAGAGTACGGCTTTCGCTCATTATCGCTATTTTGGTGTAGACAAAGCCACCCAGTCTAAAAATACGGTCAACGATATTATTGAAACCGCTAATGGCGAAATTTGGATTGGAACCGAGAATGGGTTACACATACTGTCTCAGAAGTTAGTGTTTCAGCGGCAGATCTGGGGGCGAGATACGGTCGGTGAGAATGCCGTGTCTGTTAAAAGCTTATATCAGGACAGTCGAGGGAATATATGGATAGGAACCAGAGAAAAAGGCTTGTTTTGTTATTTCGTTGATTCTGGTGAGTTTAAAAATATGGTTCAGGTGGCGGGATTTGATCCTGTTCTGAGTGATAGCTTTGTGCTTTCAATACTGGAAGACAGCCAGGGATACATGTGGTTTGGTACTTTTTCCGACGGACTTTTTCGATACCATCCTGTTACTAATCAATTTACTCAATTTACTCCTGAATCCGAGTCTTTATTTCGCATTAATCATTATCGTGTATCAAGTTTATTGGAAGATCGAAGTGGGTTTCTATGGGTTGGTTTTCATGATGGTGGGGTCAATAGAATTAATCCAAGAAGAACAATAATAGAGAGTTTTCGACATAAACAGGATGATAAATACAGTTTAAATAACGATATCGTTTTATCTCTGTATCAGGATCAATCTGGAAGAGTATGGATTGGAACCATGGGAGGTGGGCTGAATCTCTACGACAAGAATCATCATCATTTTATTCATTACAAGGAACAAGATGGACTGCCTAATAATGTTGTGGCGGGAATTCAGGATGATGCAAAAGGTGATTTATGGTTGAGTACATATAATGGCCTTGCACGCTTTAATCCGGTTAATGAAACCTTTCATCACTATTCGGTTGACGATGGTGTGCAGAATGAGCAATTCAGTTTTTGGGATGCGGATATGAAAGGTAAGGACGGGGCTTTGTATTTTGGTGGCATTAATGGTTTTAATCGTTTCTACCCAGAGCAAATTCCCACATCGGAAACTCCTCCGGAAGTTGTGTTAACCGACTTTTTACTCGCCAATAAGCCGGTTAATTTTCAAGACGATAGCTCGCCTGATATCGCTATAAAAAGCTATCCGATATATGCCCAGAAAGCGGTTACTTTGACCGCAGAACACCGGTTGTTTTCAATTGAATTCTCAGCACTGCATTTTTCCGATCCTTTACGTAATCAATATTCTTATAAACTCGATGGTTGGGATGATGAATGGATATCAACGGATTCTTCCCGGCGCATAGCTACCTACACCAATATTCCTGCGGGTTCGTATAACTTTAAAGTGAAAGCGAGTAATCGTGATGGTGTATGGAGTGAGGCTGACAATAAGCTACAAATTCTAGTATTGCCGCCTTGGTATTTGTCGAGTGTCGCTTATGGTATTTATGCCGCTACTTTTGTTTTATGCATCTGGTTTTTTATTCATTGGAGAACCTATAAAACGGTGAAGTTAAATGAAGTTCTGCGTGAAAAAGTAAGAGTAAGAACCGCAACCATTGAAGAGTTGTTACAACAGAAAAATACGCTTTTTGCCAATGTATCTCATGAGTTTAGAACTCCTCTGACGTTAATACTTGGGCCACTTAAAACGGTTTTGGATACAGAAAGGGATGGTAAAACAAGGAAAAATGTAGAAATTGCCCGAGATAATGCCGAGCGAATGTTGGTGATGGTTGATCAACTATTGGATATGGCCAGGTTTGAATATGTAAAAGAGACTGACCTAACGCTTGTTTCTGTTAGTGATACAGCCAGCTTCATGTATTTCAGTTTTGAATCTGCTTTCAAAGGGAAGAATATTGAATTTTCGTTACAGTGTTCAGGGGATTTTCTCATTCATTGCAGTGAAGATGCATTGGAAAAGATAGTCTCTAATTTGTTATCCAATGCTTTAAAGTACACGCCCGAAGGTGGACATGTTGAATTGAGTGTGGGCGAGCATGATGAAAAGCACGTTGTTATTAGTGTCAGAGATACTGGCGTTGGTATTTCCCTGGAAGATCAAAGCCGGGTTTTTGAGCGGTTCACGCGTATTCGTAATCCAATGCAGGTGTTTAGTCCTGGAGCTGGGATTGGCTTGGCACTGGTTAGGCAATTGGTTGAAAAGCTTGGAGGAAGGATTAGCATTGTTAGTGAATTGGGGCGTGGCTCTCAATTTTCGGTTATTTTTCCGATGGAAAGGGAATTATTACCCGATATTTGTGTTCCAGTGCAACTCAAGTCAGATAGAAAATCCAATGATGTAAAAGAGGACGATACAACTTCTAATATGCCCATGTTCGTTGAGGAAGAAAATATTATCACGGGCGCTACGATTTTGATTATTGATGATAATCCCCAAATGTGTAGCTACATCAAAGATTCACTCGACGAGCATTATCAGGTGTTAACTGCAAATTCAGTTGATGAGGGAGTGGAAGTTGCACAAACGGATATCCCGAACATCATTATTTCAGATGTGATGATGCCGGGCAAAGATGGTTTTGAGTTAACCAAGCTTATCAAAGATGATTCTCGTACAAACCATATTCCTGTTATTTTGCTTTCCGCATTAAATGATAGAAAAAGCCGGCTTTCAGGGTTGAAGGCAAAGGCTGATGATTATCTTTCCAAACCCTTTGATGGCGAAGAATTGAATCTTAAAATTCGGAATCATCTGGATCTCATTGCGGTGCAACAACAGAAACATTTGAATGAGTTAAGCCAGGCATTGGTCGACGCCTCAACAGAATCGGCATCGCTGAAAAAGCAAGAAAGCGGGTTTATGCACAGTTTTAAATTATTGGTAGAAGAGCACTATCAAAATGTTGAGCTCAATGTTGAATGGCTGGCAAATGAAATGCATTTTACACCACGCACTTTGCTAAGAAAGGTGAAAGCGATGACAGGCATTACGGTGAATGAATATATTCGTCGTTATCGTTTATCAAAAGCTGAACAATTATTATTAAAGGGAATGACAGTTACCCAGGCTGCTTTAGATGTAGGCTTTCAGTCTCAAAATTATTTTTCTCGCAGTTTTAAATCGCATTATGGTATTTCACCTACCGAATATATTGAATCTCGACTTGAATGA